Proteins from a genomic interval of Endomicrobiales bacterium:
- a CDS encoding flavin reductase family protein encodes MKPFLLSEVYRLIEPGPVVMVTTAHKGNKDVMTMSWHTMMDFNPPLIGCVISDRGYTFNILKASKECVIAIPAVKLAAKVVRVGNTSGRKIDKFKTLGFTEVPASHVKASLIGECYANLECKVVDSTMSNKYNLFMLKVVKAWIDPAQKHPQTIHHLGKGVFMVAGKTINFPSKMK; translated from the coding sequence ATGAAACCATTTCTACTATCAGAAGTTTACAGATTAATTGAACCAGGGCCGGTTGTTATGGTAACTACCGCGCATAAGGGAAATAAAGATGTGATGACTATGTCGTGGCATACCATGATGGATTTCAATCCGCCGCTGATAGGATGTGTAATCAGCGATCGTGGTTATACTTTCAATATCCTTAAAGCATCCAAAGAATGCGTTATCGCCATTCCTGCCGTGAAACTTGCGGCAAAAGTAGTGCGTGTTGGTAATACTTCTGGCAGAAAAATTGATAAATTTAAAACCTTAGGGTTCACTGAGGTTCCTGCATCGCATGTTAAAGCGTCGCTTATAGGTGAGTGTTACGCCAATCTTGAATGTAAGGTTGTTGATTCAACAATGAGTAACAAATACAATCTTTTCATGCTTAAGGTGGTTAAAGCATGGATTGACCCTGCCCAAAAACATCCGCAAACTATTCACCATCTTGGAAAAGGCGTTTTTATGGTTGCTGGAAAAACAATTAACTTCCCATCAAAAATGAAATAA